In one window of Synergistaceae bacterium DNA:
- the raiA gene encoding ribosome-associated translation inhibitor RaiA, which produces MDTRFVMRSVKLPGELKEYMEKKVGKLEKFFDKILGTQIALNFKRGMYVVEITSNINGVVMRGEDYAPDLRQAFDKALKNIERQVKKHKDYLTEKVRMKVQDISFDIDPELFSVAEDEVEPHKGIVKIKKFNVGVMTAEEATRQMDLLGHNFFIFKNDDTGDINVVYRRESGGYGLLEPN; this is translated from the coding sequence ATGGATACACGTTTTGTCATGCGTAGCGTAAAGTTGCCGGGGGAACTGAAAGAATACATGGAGAAGAAGGTTGGGAAGCTCGAGAAGTTTTTTGATAAGATACTTGGTACACAGATAGCACTTAACTTCAAACGCGGCATGTATGTAGTTGAAATAACTTCTAATATAAATGGAGTGGTAATGAGAGGGGAAGATTATGCCCCCGACTTACGACAAGCTTTCGATAAAGCGTTAAAAAATATAGAGCGTCAAGTAAAGAAACATAAGGATTACCTTACCGAAAAAGTCAGAATGAAAGTGCAAGATATTTCCTTTGATATAGATCCCGAGCTCTTCTCAGTCGCAGAAGATGAGGTCGAACCTCACAAGGGAATTGTAAAGATTAAAAAGTTTAATGTAGGGGTAATGACAGCAGAAGAAGCAACAAGACAGATGGATCTTCTCGGTCATAATTTCTTTATTTTTAAGAATGATGATACGGGAGATATCAATGTTGTATATAGACGCGAATCCGGAGGTTATGGACTACTGGAGCCAAATTAG